Genomic segment of Poecile atricapillus isolate bPoeAtr1 chromosome 8, bPoeAtr1.hap1, whole genome shotgun sequence:
AAAGCTTCCTGTGTGGAAAGCAAACAGGTCACGAGGCTCCTCCTTCAATGGCTTCCACGCCTGTCCCTCTGCAGGGGCTCAGGTGTGCCAACACATACGTGTGCGGGCACCCAGCTAGATGGCAAACCAGGGGCACTAAGCAGCAGGACTCCCCAAAAGCCTCCACTATGCAGCAGGGAGTCCTGGGcaagccctggagctgccccagccccaaaGCAGCCAAGCCCCCTCCTCAGAACCTCCCCCTGCCACCCCTTAGCCCAGGCAGCTCACACCCAGGGGTCCACCCCAAGAACCTTAGTGGTGTCCACGGAGCAATTCAGGGGGGTCTATGGAGCCTggtcctgctccagctgctccacagcCTGCATGAGGTCCTGCACAGCCCTGTCCACATCTGCCCGTGTGGTACCACGCCCCACGCTCAGCCTCAGCGCATTCTGTGCCACCTCTGGGGGAAtcccacagctcagcagcactggggagggCCTGGAACACAGCCAAGAGGAGGAGGTTGGACTTGAAGGCCGAGGAAGCTCCACACATCAGTAGGGATCCTCAACAAGTGAGCCACAGGAGGAACCCCATCTGCAGATACACTTCAGGACCCTTGTTTGCTTTCCAGGGGTACCCAGTCCCACTGGGCTTCTTGCCCTATGGAGGATCTGGCTCTTTTAAGAAGAACTTGTTCCATGTCCCTGTGGGTTGGCAGCTCTGCCACATCCACGGGTAATTGCTCCAGACCAGGCCAAAAGCACCCACTGTCCCCATATCCCCTAAAGAAGCCATTTGGAGACCCAAGCAGGGCTGGAACAGccaggcacacacagacacaaggCATGCTCTCTTCTGGTAGTGCCAGGAGTTCAAAAGTACTTCCAAGCTCAGCTGGATCACCAAAGCTGGGAGGGACAAACTCCTTCCAAGCAGCAATCGAGCGttccagctgtgtctcctgcaATAATCCCCTTCACAGCCCCTCTGGAAAGCTCTGTACCCTCTTTGCTCATCACACAGGTGATGCTGCCCAAGCCACCTactgtccctttccctgtcctgATTTCTGTCCTTCCCAAACCTCTGTCCTATGGGAAGACACCCAGGGGCTGCAAAAGCCATGTGCTCACCGATCCCCCTTCTCAGAGTGGCAGGCAGCCCCGACGCTGGCGAGGAGCACCTTGCAGTGAGCCAGCACCCTTCGTCCTGCAGCACAAGCAACACAAGAACAGCTTTCCCAGTGCCAAGGCTCTCTCCAGGGGCTACTCCTGCCTGACCTCCCTGCCTGAGCCACACCAAGTGCCCGCCAGTCTCAACTACAGCTGCTGTGAGGGACGGGTGCTTGGCTGTGTGTAACCATCACAGGACAGCAGTAGGATAAGAGCTACCTTGAAGGCCTGGGCCCAGGATGGAGAAGTTACAGGTGTTGCAGAGTCGCTTGGAGCCCTTAAAGTGACTGTTGAAGCGAATCCTCTGCTTCCCAAAGGATGCCTGGAGAAATCAGAGGGCTGTGAACCTCTCTGGGTTTCCAAGCAGCTCTGTCCTTATGACGGGTTAAGCAGGGCCAGAGGAACATACCCACCCTGCTCCAGGCCCCACACCCTGCAGTCTGAAGGAAAGGACCGGATGTGCTTACCTCCAGTGTGGCCTCCAGGTAATCCCGGACATCCCGCATATGAGCCTCATAGGCCTCCCAGTTCTTGTTCACTAACTCTGCAGCCTGAGAACACACAGACAGGCTTCACCAGTGACCCTTGGACACCTCCCTTTGTGCATGGTTCCCAGGATGTGAGCCCAGCCTGGAACAGCCTCTGCAGTGCCAggtcccctgtgtcccctctcagtgCCCTGTGCCATGTGAGCTGGGTGACTATCAGGGCTGCAAACCCACGGCAAGTGCCCTAAAGAACCTCCTTGGATTGGCACCAGAAAGTCCCACCACCTTTCCCAGTTCACCCTCCCTCCCATATCCTGAGTTTGTCCCTTCTGTTGACCAGGGAGCACAagtgtctgtctgtgtgctggGTCTGCACCACTCACTCCTCACCATCCCAACTGACCTGGCCAAGGCCGGCAATCATCGGGGTGTTCTCAGTGCTGGAAGGGAACAGGAACCAGTGAGTTGTTTCCCCAGACCAGAAACCCAGCTTTGAGACACAGACATTCCCTCATGGGACCCCTCAGAACTAGCAGGGGCTCGTGGACACCTCTGTGAGGTGGTTGAGAAGGAGGCAGTTCCACCCTGAGGTTACACCCTTTGCAGAGCCTGAGCTCCAGGGAGTTTCCATGCACAGATCCATTTCCCTGCCATGCTGGGCTGTTCACCCCAGGGCTGGCAATTGAcagagctcccagctcagctcaggcaAGGCAGCCCACATAGCTTGGCCAACAGCCAGAGGCCCAGATCTCCAATAACCACCTGTCCCCTTACCCTGGCCGGAAactcctctcctgtccccctcCGAAGAGCATGGGGTGCAGCGGGGTGGCGGTGCCAGGGCTGCGGGTGTACAGTGCTCCAATCCGTGGGCCATGGAActgtggggacagctgtggtgaccctggggacactgacaGTACTGACAGACTGCCCTCCTGCCCAAATCTGAATGCCCTCCAGTGCTGGCTCCTGCCCATTGCAGAGGCacaagctgctgcagagctgctccccatcCTCAGTCTCCTGCCCCCTAGCCCAGACAGGTTCTACACAAGCAAAGTCTGTCTGCACAGCACCAGTTAGCAGGAGAACTTTGGCCAGTGTGAAGTACCAAGCTGTGTGGGGAACCCTAAGTCCCCCTGGCACCCCAGCAGAGATGTCACACAGGGTGATCTGCAGCTGGGCCACACAAGCAGGGCCACACCTTGTGTCCCACGATGGTCAGGTAGTCCACACCCAACTCCTGCACATCCACACGCCCCTTGCCAATCATCTGGGCCGCATCGGTGTGCACCAGGATCCTGGgcagcccctctgctgctctgtgctggttGAGGGCAGTGATGCGCTGGCTCAGCTCTGCAACGGGCTGATGGCAAGAATGAGGGTCGGCATCCCAGAGACTTTCTGcccccctctgtcaccacctCTTTGCTAGGACATCTCCCCACCATCCCCCTCGCTGCCCACACTCACCATGATGACACCAGTCTCGTTATTGGCCAACATGAGGGAGACCAGGCAGGTGTTTGGCCGGATGGAGGCCAGGACATCACCCACCTCTGCCTGCCCACTCCGTGGGGACACGGGCACAAAGGTGGCTTCTGCAGGCCAGGAGACAAGCTCTGAGGCTGGCTGGGTAGGCTGTGAACACTCAAGGCTGGCCTGTGCCCCACTGGGCAGGACAGGAGTGTGCGGACAATGGGAGCACAGGCACATAGCAGGGAGGTGACACATCCAGCCTGGGAGAATATGGGCAACCACAGGGAGAAAGGGTGCCCTTCCCCATGGGGAGAAAGTGGAACATCACAGAGCATGTAAGATCTTGCCCCCCTACAAAAACACCAGCAGAGACAAGTGCCCCATTCAAACCCCATCTGTGCCTGTGCCACTCACCAGCCAggccctccctccccagctgctccagcagcaggcgGATGGAGTCGTGCTCTACACTCGATGTCACGATGTGTGGTGTGCCCcgcctgtcccctgtcccacaCTGGCTCTCATGGAAGTGCCTGCAGGCAGTGTGGATCACCATATTATTTGCCTGAAAAAAGGATGGAGACGGAAAATGGAGGCTCAGAAGGAGCACAGCACCCTTCATCTCCGTCCTCCTCATGGCAGCTTGCTGGAGAATGGGTGGTGGGCAGGGATTCCCAGGAAGGGGGTCCCCCCTGCTCCCACCTCTGTGCCCCCCGAGGTGAAGACAATGTCCTCAGGGCGGCCTCCTAGCATCCTCGCCAGGCTCTCCCGCGCGCTGCCGATGAGCTCCTtcgccttcctgcctgcaggaccAGATCTAGCAGCTCCCGAGGGCTCCTGCCACCACGGGGCCCAGCCCGAGGAGGTGACATGGCCCATCCTGGTCCCTACCTGcggggtgggagctgctggggttgCCCCAGGCCTGGCACATGGCATCCCACACGGCCTGAGCTGCCTCGGGGGCCAGCGGGGTGGTGGCGTTGTGGTCCAGGTAGACCCTCCTGTAGGGACAGGGGCAGATAAGGGGTGCTGGGGGGCACAAAGGGGAGCacggggcagggcagggcctcACCCCTCCAGTGTGTCACACCGCGCCTCCGCCAGCTCTGTCTCTGCACCCATCACTGCTGTCACCGTCACCGTCACCGTCTCGCTGCCGTCACCAACCTGGCATCGTCGGTTACAGACATGTGGCTGCTCATGGGGGACCAGgcacctgccctgcctggggcacCACAACCACCCATCACCCTCCCGCCTGCCCCACAGCCATGGCACCCACCAATCAGCTCCCTGcttcctgccccacagccatGGCACCCACCAATCAGCTCCCTGcttcctgccccacagccatGGCACCCACCAATCAGCTCACTGcttcctgccccacagccatGGCACCCACCAATCAGCTCACTGGCCActgcccccctccccagcatTGACCAATCAGCTGCCCCGCACTACCGGACCCCTCCCTCACCCCGCTCCCGCTGCCGCGCCGCCCAATCCGCTGCCGCCATCCCCATTGGCCGGGGCCCCGCGAGCGCACAGGGCTCCCCTTGGTCCCCGGCGGGCGGCGCGCGAGCCCCCgtccccttttccccccccacGTCTCGGCGGGTGTCACTCACGCGCCACTCTCGCGCGTCCCGAGGCGGAACGGGCGTGGCTCTCCAGGCGGTGCGCTTCCGGCGCGCGGGAGGGGGCGGTACTTCCGGGACGGACGCAAGGCCAGGGAGCGGCGGCGATTCCCCTcgccaagatggcggcggcaCCGTCGGTCCGGTTCCCGTGCCGCGCCCCGCGCGGGCTCTGCGCCGCGCTCCGCGCGATGGCGGTGAGCgccgggcggggggcgccggGGTGAACAGCGGCCACCTCCGCGCAGGGCTCGGGCGGGCGGCGCTCGGGGCCCGCCGCGCCGTGACTCAGCGCCGCACGGCGGAGGCGGCCTCGCGTGCCGCGCCCGGTGCGGGGCCGAGACGGAGGGAGCTGCCCGGGGACGCACCCAAGGCGGCCGTGCCTCGTGGCTCCGTGCCCCGGGCGGGCCGCGGCAGTGCGGGCCGTGCTCCGGGCCGGGGAGGGGGGGTGGGGCGGGCGGGTCGGGCGCTGTGGCGGGGTCAGGCGGGCGGAGCCGCGAGCTGGGCACGGCCGGGCCGGAGCTGCGGCCGCGCTGCGGCCCCGGCGTGCCTGTCTCGCTGTAATTGATAAGGCGAAGTGCAAAACTCAATTAAAGCCGAATTCCCGCAGGCAGACGCGCCGTATTAGGCTCTGGGAGCCGCTCCGAGGAGCGATAGGCTCGCcgagcaggggctgggatgggctgggctaACGCAGCCGTCCAACAGCGGCGGAGCGCCGCAAAGCCCCGCGTCCCATTGGCCTCAGCACGGTTTACATCGGCTTGTTTCTGCTGCGTGGAAAAAACTGCCTCGTTTGACACACTCCTCTCTTTCTCCTGTCTTTCAGGTTATGTCGTAACCACAGAACTACCGAGCAGTGATGGAATCACTGGACACTGAGGTGAGGGCACGGAAGACCCTGGGGACTGTGGAATACGTGGAGTCTTCGGGCTTCGCGCAGGGGGTGCTGCCCACCAAGAAGGATGTGGTGCAGAACATGCTGTACCTGCTGCAGCCCAAGAGGGCCGGCCAGGCCCAGCGCTCCAAGGAGGATGCGGCCCAGCTTCTCGCAGAGCACCTGCAGGAACACTGGCTGGTCTGCAATCTGCACACCATCGCCACGCAGAACATAAAGAAACTCATCCTCAAAATGTATGAGGAGTTCACCCGATTGTACCAGACCAggaagcagagacagaaccaggCTTTTTCTGAGCGGGCCGACAGATTCAATGAGAGTTCAGAGAAGCTCTTTGACGTGTTTTGTACAGACACACAGATGAGGGATAAACTGGAGGAGTACAGTGGGATAAAAATGACCAGCATCGAGTGGAAGTTTCTGGAAGATCAGaggaatgagagaaaaatgtaCTATGAAGATTTCACAGAGAAGCAGGAGCTGAAGATGAtggagagaaggcagaagatACAGTGTCTGGAGCACTTCAGGAAGCTCGccagggaagagaaggagagcAGCAAGGCGAAGGAGATGAAGTACAAGGGTGAGGAGCAGTCGGATGAGGGCACAAGTGTGGATGAGCTGTACCCTGCGGAGGAGGAGAACGGTGGTGCCCCGGCCTTCTCGCTGCGGGGCCGGCGGAAGCGCCGCTGCACCGCAGCCGCCACAGGCACTGACCTGCCCCTGGAGGGCGAGCACATACGGATGAGCATCCGCAGGGTCAGGCCTGGCTTCTACGAGACTGTGGAAAAGGTGAAAAACTGCTAGCGCCCGCCACGGAGAgcgggcagagctgctggagtaCAAGGTGGCAATGCACACGTTAGGCAAGTTTGAAATCCCACCATCCATTGGAAGTGATTGTTGTAGATCCACAAGCCAGAGCACAGGAACATGCTGCCTCCAGGGAAGAGGGCTGGGATGATGACAATGGCAACAAGGACTAAACCACATGGATTTGGAAGGATGAGCTGTCAGCAGCCAGCGATGCCAAGGCTCAAATGCAGCGGATGATCCAAGGTTACGTAGCACATAAGCCTCTTCTTTCAAGGTCCTGTCTGCATCCGTGGGGTTTGGAAGTCTCTCAACATTTCTGAGCCAGTGGTGGCCTAACAGCGTGAATCAGGACTCGGATTTACTGCAGGGTGATAACTTGGACTTGTTGCTAACAGAAAATCCGTGTGCTGAAGAGCCCTGGCTGCAGTGGGGGTGAAAGGTGCTTGGCCTCTTCCTGCGGGAGCTGGTGTTTCTGCCAGGAAGGAAGTGGGTTTGCAGCGTGTGTCACCAGCCCTAGAGAGGCACGCTGTGCTTTTGGAAAGGGACTGCTCTCCTGCTTGAGGAGCAGGCAGAGAGCAGGAGACAGTGGAGTGCTTTGGCTGTTAAAGCATTGGTGATTCTGAATGTTTTATTCTAGATTCTATTTTACCAACGTTTCCTTGATCAGGATAAACCTTCCCATAACTGGATGAGTTTTATCATTAAGTTCCCTAATCTAGGATCTGGGGTGTGAATCCTAAATGAAGTGGTAATGTTTTATCTTTGGGGGGAGGGGGTTAACATAGGAGAAAATGCAAATTGCATTATTTAGTTTTAAGATGAGAGTAATTTTATAAACTGTTATACTGCATTTTTAGGACATATGGAAGAAAAAGCCTTCCCAGGTGTAGCTGTGGTGTTCACAGCAGTATGCACCCAGATGTGGGCTTGCTCTTCCACCCCCGAGGTGGTGTAGACCAGCAGGGGGGGAGATGGTAGTTTTCCACCCAGAGGTTGTTTGAACAAGTGTGACCCTCTTGCCCACGTATATCCTGAGCAGTGATGTATCTGTGACTTTTTTAGTTAAGAGTTGCTTTATTGGTTTTTAAAGGTGAGAGACTTGAACTTCCAGTGAAACCCAGTGCTGGAGATCTCTCTGGTGAGATGCGCAAACCTTGCCAGACAGCACTGAAAATGGAAAACCCCCAAGTCTCTTACTTGTCCACAAAAGATCTGTGGTAGAAAGAGCGCAAACTTGCCTGGTTTTAAAATTTACCTTCCAGTGTGAATGTTGGTTTCCCCACTCCAGTATCTCAGCTTTTCCCCGTTTCTTTCCTCTCCGTCCTGCACATCATTTACTGACGTTAACTCGTGCTCTTTCATTCTTTGGCTTTTGCTCCCTTTAACAATAAATGCATGTACGAATAATTTTGACAGTTCATTTACTTTTGATGAATCAGTCCTCGGACTGCTTTGAAGTCCTATGCCAAAGGAGGAATGAAactcagagcagctgctggtcCCCTGGAACACGGCGGCCCCAGCCGGGCTGCCCAGGCAGGCTCCAGCCTCAGCCACCTGGCATGGATGTGTCTGGCTGTGAGCTGCGTGTCCCTTTTCAGGGACCCTGCTCCTTAGTTCCAGGGTCGTTGCTCTGTGTCTCTGACAAGCTCTTCATGGTAAGTCGCTCCAAAGTATTTAGTGCCCGCCACGTGCTCTGCGCCATTCGTAGTTTTACAGGTTTGGTAGCAGCACCCTTGAGCCTCCGCTGCCTGAGGCTTTGCAGcctccctccatctcctctctcTGATGTGCTTCACTGACCTCCCCATGCAAATTATGTCACGTTTAAACTATTTGCCTTCCAGCCCGGAGGTGCTGGATTGAGCCTCTCACTGGGTCTCTacaccagcagctctgtttcAGCAGGGAATATAGCCAAGCTCAGACCTCGCCAAAGTAGAAGTTTTTTAATAACTGCTGTAAGCCCCctttttattacaaatataGCTGACAGTATAAATGCTTGTGTGTAAAGCAAATCCATCAGGGTTGGCTTGGATACAGAACACAGCTGTATAGTGCTTTATGATTttcagggattcagggaatttAAGGTTGTCAAATTTGACTTCCTGTCTACCACAGGGAATTACATTTCATTCAGAAGCCCCACACTCAGCCTGCTGGTCTCAGTTGAACTGAAATGTCTGACAGAAAGTCAAGCCACAGGTGTCAGCAGTCTGCTGTCTTCCTTGTTATCTACTTAGTGATTAGTCACCTTCACTATTtcaaaaaaagatgaaaaaaaatccgATCAACTTCTAGGCTGTGATTCTTTTTCACAACATCCTATACAGGCTGAGCAGAGTTTGTCACAATGAAAtcatatttgggtttttttaacttggtTTGACTGTGGATAGAGCCAAAGCCTggctctgtttctgctgcaacAGGGGAAAATTTCTAAATCATGTGTTCTGGTATTCTGATTACTCTTCTTTGGGACCATGGTGCCTTTTTAATCAGGACAGTAAATCTTGTCCTAGGATTCTGTACTTTTGTACGTTAACAGTTGTTGACTTTCCTTTTTGGTGTGTcccaaataaattaatataacaTACATCTGggcttttgtttcttctttctaaagggggaggaaagaggaaactGAAGCTAAAGTAAATCTCTGCTTCAGCTCTCCTTCCCAGGCccttgcaggagcagctgggatgcaTGCAGGTGGAGCTGCTCCCCTCCAGACCATGTGGGGTGGTGGTAGGCCAGCTGCAAGAAATTGGGATCTGGCACAGGGGcccttttttttcaaagatgCTGGAGCCTGGGGCAGCTGGAGGTAAGGGGAGAAGAATAAAATCTCTGCACATTGTGGCAGTGTTTCATGGGGACTCTCAGTGTGCTTCAGGTGTGGTGGGATTGGTATCAGAGACAAAGGTAAGGGACTCCCTGCCTTCCTGGTGTGATCCCATGCATGACTGTTCCACTGCTGCCTGTTCTCTCCTGACTGTGGTTCAGGGATGTTGTTTGAGATGAGTGAGGGGCAGTTGTGTCCAAGGGAGACATGACAATGGTTTGCACCACAGGACTTCAACAAGGAAGGGAAATTGGAAAGGAGGAAATGCTGGAAGGGGCGTGTTTGCATCAACGGCTTTTGCAGGAGGGAATTGAGGTGCATCCCAGGAGCTACAAATACTTTCGCTGGATGCTGAGTCACTGATTTTactggggatttggggaggaacATTGTCAACCTTCAGCCCTTGAGTCCTGGTTTCTGCAGGGAGAACAGTAG
This window contains:
- the SCLY gene encoding selenocysteine lyase isoform X1 encodes the protein MGAETELAEARCDTLEGRVYLDHNATTPLAPEAAQAVWDAMCQAWGNPSSSHPAGRKAKELIGSARESLARMLGGRPEDIVFTSGGTEANNMVIHTACRHFHESQCGTGDRRGTPHIVTSSVEHDSIRLLLEQLGREGLAEATFVPVSPRSGQAEVGDVLASIRPNTCLVSLMLANNETGVIMPVAELSQRITALNQHRAAEGLPRILVHTDAAQMIGKGRVDVQELGVDYLTIVGHKFHGPRIGALYTRSPGTATPLHPMLFGGGQERSFRPGTENTPMIAGLGQAAELVNKNWEAYEAHMRDVRDYLEATLEASFGKQRIRFNSHFKGSKRLCNTCNFSILGPGLQGRRVLAHCKVLLASVGAACHSEKGDRPSPVLLSCGIPPEVAQNALRLSVGRGTTRADVDRAVQDLMQAVEQLEQDQAP
- the SCLY gene encoding selenocysteine lyase isoform X2, whose translation is MGHVTSSGWAPWWQEPSGAARSGPAGRKAKELIGSARESLARMLGGRPEDIVFTSGGTEANNMVIHTACRHFHESQCGTGDRRGTPHIVTSSVEHDSIRLLLEQLGREGLAEATFVPVSPRSGQAEVGDVLASIRPNTCLVSLMLANNETGVIMPVAELSQRITALNQHRAAEGLPRILVHTDAAQMIGKGRVDVQELGVDYLTIVGHKFHGPRIGALYTRSPGTATPLHPMLFGGGQERSFRPGTENTPMIAGLGQAAELVNKNWEAYEAHMRDVRDYLEATLEASFGKQRIRFNSHFKGSKRLCNTCNFSILGPGLQGRRVLAHCKVLLASVGAACHSEKGDRPSPVLLSCGIPPEVAQNALRLSVGRGTTRADVDRAVQDLMQAVEQLEQDQAP
- the LOC131581487 gene encoding uncharacterized protein LOC131581487; translated protein: MESLDTEVRARKTLGTVEYVESSGFAQGVLPTKKDVVQNMLYLLQPKRAGQAQRSKEDAAQLLAEHLQEHWLVCNLHTIATQNIKKLILKMYEEFTRLYQTRKQRQNQAFSERADRFNESSEKLFDVFCTDTQMRDKLEEYSGIKMTSIEWKFLEDQRNERKMYYEDFTEKQELKMMERRQKIQCLEHFRKLAREEKESSKAKEMKYKGEEQSDEGTSVDELYPAEEENGGAPAFSLRGRRKRRCTAAATGTDLPLEGEHIRMSIRRVRPGFYETVEKVKNC